The genomic interval ATGCTCTAAAACCTCTGTTCCAAAGGCACACTCAAAAATGGCTTTATCAAATGGCATTGTATTTCCATTCCAAACAAAATCAGGTTTTACAGTTTCATCATAGACTAATGCCTTTTCTATATCCAGACCAACATACTTAGTTACTTTACTATTTTTAAGTATATATTCCTTGTAGGGCATTTTGCCACAACCTATATCTAGGAGATTACCTTTCAGTTTAGGCATCGTAACTTTTAAAGCATTAAAAATTGAATACCTAATATGAAATCTATCTAGATTATCTTTATTGAAAGGTATATTTATAAAATTATCAAATGGCATATATAGCTTCTAGTAGTGAAATGTTTTTATCAATTGAATGATACTCTAAAATATGTTGTTGTTGTTTTGAACCTATAGTACATAATAATTCTTTAGAAGACAATAACATCTTTGTATAAGCTACAAATTGCGTCAAATTGGTAAAACTCTTAAAAACTTCTTCAATAGGACTCTCTGTTTCTAAACTATTAAAATCCCATAAAACCTGCGGTACCGCTCCTAAAGCGATCTCTAAAGCTGCGTATCCTGCCAATTGTTTGTTTGTAGATTGAAACCAAATCAAGTCAAATTTTTCTCTCTTTAAGGTTTCCGGTATGGATTCTACATGACCACAAAAACGAACTCTGTCTTTAAGATATAAATACTCTAACTGCCTACTAAAACCTAAAGCTACTGGATCACCGGCTCCATATACTTTCAACTCTACATCAACTCCTTGTTCTAACAATAATTTTAAAGCATAAAAATAAGGATCTAAAGGTTTCATAAAAGACAATCTCGTAAAGATTCCTATCACCAATTTTTTTCTGTTAAAATCCAAACCTGCACTATAGGGTTGACATTCTAAACTCAATGGTAAATAAGTGTGCTTATAATTTGTAAACTCACTTAATTCCTGCTTTAATCCTTCTAGTTCAAAACCTGAAACAAATTGGTAAAACAAATTTTTATCGTAGCCTTTATAAATGTCAATACCTTGAAATTTACCTGTCAAAATATTAATTAGTGCATTTGCTGGATGTAAACCTCTGCTAATACAAACCGCATTATATACTCCTATTCCAGAAAAATTGACATAATTATACTTTTCAAATAACTTTTCCAAGCAAAATTTTTCTTTTTTCATTCTTTTATCATTAAATAAAATTTTAGAAAATAGTTTTTTACAAATTTTATTTATTTTTTTCTTAAATGGTGATAATTGTTCAATTGAAGTTCTAAATATTTCGGTTAAATTATAAATGGTGCATCCTAAATCAAGAGTAGGTTGGTAATAATATTCATCTTGCCAATTTTTATCAGCATTAAAATCATTAACATGAAGAATATCAATTTGATATTTTTGTTTATCAAGTGCTTTACAAATTTCGTAAACATAGCGTTGACCTCCTGCTTGTACAAAATCAAACACAACCCAAAGTATCTTTTTCTTACTCATTCTTAATGGTATTTATAATCAATTCAATCTCTTTTGCTGTTAACTCATAAAACATTGGTAATCGCAACAAAGTATCCGAATAAAGATCAGTTCTATCTAAAATCCTTCCATCATGTTTACAATTATAAAAAGGACTACTATGCAAACTTAAATAATGAAAAACGGCGTGGATTTCTTTACTTTTTAAACGAGCAATATACTTATTTCTTATTTCTAAAGATTCAAAAACTAAATAAAACATGTGTGCGTTATTAGTAGCGTAATCAGGAATAAGAGGCATCCTAATGGCACTATTATCTTTTAAACCCTCGAAATACTGATTCCAAATTATTTTTCTTCTATCCTGAATCACATCAAGGTATTCTATTTGTGCCCATAAAAAAGCAGCAATAATTTCAGATGGTAAAAAGGAAGAACCTATATCTACCCAACCGTATTTATCAACTTCTCCTCTAAAAAAAGCAGCGCGATTGGTCCCTTTCTCCCAAATAACTTCAGCTCTTTCAGCAAACTGTATGTCATTAATGGCTAACATTCCGCCCTCGCCCGAAATAATATTCTTGGTTTCATGAAAAGAAA from Flavobacterium ovatum carries:
- the rffA gene encoding dTDP-4-amino-4,6-dideoxygalactose transaminase, producing the protein MIPFNKPYLTGDETKYITDAVASGKISGNGKYTQMCHKFFENRYGFKKCLLTTSCTDALEMAALLINIQPGDEVIIPSYTFVSTANAFVLRGATIVFADSCVNNPNIDTTKIEALITSKTKAIVPVHYAGIACDMDVIMDLATKYNLFVIEDAAQAIDSFYTGNDGIKRALGSIGHLAAFSFHETKNIISGEGGMLAINDIQFAERAEVIWEKGTNRAAFFRGEVDKYGWVDIGSSFLPSEIIAAFLWAQIEYLDVIQDRRKIIWNQYFEGLKDNSAIRMPLIPDYATNNAHMFYLVFESLEIRNKYIARLKSKEIHAVFHYLSLHSSPFYNCKHDGRILDRTDLYSDTLLRLPMFYELTAKEIELIINTIKNE